A window of the Salvelinus sp. IW2-2015 linkage group LG3, ASM291031v2, whole genome shotgun sequence genome harbors these coding sequences:
- the LOC111952004 gene encoding ras-like protein family member 11A-like: MRLPVDPTTTMNSGSSNFLLVPIQEYPVLDCVPNKNVKIVVLGASNVGKTALIVRFLTKRFIGDYEANTGALYSRKINLDGEQVSLQVQDTPCVSLQDDAEGLYCQEQINRSIYWADGYVLVFSITDDSSYRTIQPLYQHVRRIHPAGNIPVILVGNKSDLLRARQVPADEGETLAASLGGAYFEVSARENHEGVHAAFLHLCGEVSRALGGGNGEKRRGLHLARPKSPNMQELKRRFRQVLSSKGKSSTTPL, translated from the exons ATGCGTCTTCCTGTCGACCCAACGACAACAATGAATAGTGGTTCTAGCAACTTTCTGCTAGTTCCAATACAGGAGTATCCCGTTCTAGACTGCGTACCCAACAAAAACGTCAAGATCGTGGTTTTGGGAGCGAGCAACGTGGGGAAAACAG CGTTGATAGTCAGGTTTCTGACTAAGAGGTTCATCGGGGACTATGAGGCAAACACAG GGGCCCTGTACTCCAGAAAGATCAATCTAGATGGAGAACAGGTTTCACTACAGGTTCAGGACACGCCCTGCGTCTCTCTACag GACGATGCAGAGGGACTTTATTGTCAGGAGCAGATCAACAGGTCTATCTACTGGGCGGATGGATACGTCCTGGTCTTCTCCATCACAGATGACAGCAGCTATAGAACCATCCAGCCTCTTTACCAGCACGTCAGACGCATCCACCCTGCAGGGAATATACCTGTCATACTG gTGGGCAACAAGAGTGACCTCCTCCGTGCCCGCCAGGTGCCAGCCGATGAGGGTGAGACTTTGGCAGCCTCTCTGGGTGGTGCGTATTTCGAGGTCTCTGCCCGGGAGAACCACGAGGGGGTCCACGCCGCCTTCCTGCACCTCTGTGGCGAGGTGAGCCGAGCGCTGGGCGGGGGGaacggggagaagaggagagggctgcACCTAGCTCGGCCTAAGTCCCCCAACATGCAAGAGCTCAAAAGAAGGTTCCGACAGGTGCTCTCTTCCAAGGGGAAGTCTTCCACTACCCCGCTGTGA